A single genomic interval of Lactococcus sp. S-13 harbors:
- the abc-f gene encoding ribosomal protection-like ABC-F family protein, whose translation MSNIEFKDLTFGYDENLIFDHAQINIDDRWKLGLVGRNGRGKSTLLKILRGKIKTENTIISQKNFTYFPQILTETRENADVSSKSSEKMLTDLSNLTFYLLDDLSEQELEQWKLERELSLLHVDLEVLWRPFSALSGGEQTKCLLALLFLDETNFPLIDEPTNHLDIESRTQVANYLKRKSGFIVVSHDRGFLDAVCDHTLAIERRQLKLYQGNFSVYEQEKKRRDDFEILQNDKLQKDISRLKQTALEKRDWSNQRENVAGATFVDKKVAKKQNQRAKSMEKRLTKTLSEKEELLQNIEKIESLTLNFQPLHHKTLLQFENFALAFSDKLLFQEINFNLKKGQIVALTGANGRGKSSILKALQGKFEGQQKGSVQMAQGIHVSYVRQIYDNRGLLKDFAQENQLDYETFLANLRKLGMERHVFDQTIETMSQGQQKKVELARSLSENAQLYLWDEPLNYLDVFNHDQIVQLLKTIQPTMLIVEHDQSFISEVATATIHLQAPN comes from the coding sequence ATGTCAAACATTGAATTTAAAGATTTAACATTTGGATATGATGAAAATTTAATTTTTGATCATGCCCAAATCAATATTGATGACCGCTGGAAACTGGGTCTTGTCGGTCGAAATGGTCGTGGAAAATCCACACTCTTGAAGATTTTACGAGGCAAAATTAAAACAGAAAATACAATCATCAGTCAGAAAAACTTTACATATTTTCCACAAATACTGACGGAAACGAGAGAAAATGCTGACGTAAGTTCCAAAAGCTCAGAGAAAATGCTGACGGATTTGTCAAACCTGACTTTTTATCTTTTGGATGACTTGTCCGAGCAAGAGTTAGAACAATGGAAGCTCGAACGAGAACTTAGTCTGCTCCATGTTGATTTAGAGGTGCTTTGGCGACCTTTTTCAGCCCTTTCTGGTGGTGAGCAAACCAAGTGTTTGCTGGCACTTTTGTTCTTGGATGAGACAAATTTTCCATTGATTGATGAACCGACGAATCATTTGGATATCGAAAGCCGAACGCAAGTTGCCAACTATCTCAAACGTAAATCTGGCTTTATTGTTGTCTCGCATGACCGTGGCTTTTTAGATGCCGTCTGTGACCACACCTTAGCCATTGAGCGGCGTCAGCTCAAGCTCTATCAAGGAAATTTCTCAGTCTATGAGCAAGAGAAAAAACGGCGAGATGACTTTGAAATCCTTCAAAACGACAAATTACAAAAAGATATTTCCAGATTGAAACAAACCGCACTAGAAAAACGTGATTGGAGCAATCAACGTGAAAATGTAGCGGGCGCGACATTTGTGGATAAAAAAGTAGCCAAAAAACAAAATCAGCGTGCCAAATCAATGGAAAAAAGATTGACCAAAACGCTTTCTGAAAAAGAAGAATTGCTCCAAAACATTGAGAAAATTGAATCCTTGACCCTAAATTTTCAACCGTTGCACCATAAAACCTTGCTGCAATTTGAAAATTTTGCTCTCGCATTTTCGGACAAATTGCTTTTTCAAGAGATTAATTTTAATCTGAAAAAGGGACAAATTGTAGCGCTCACTGGTGCCAATGGTCGTGGGAAATCCAGCATTCTCAAGGCTTTACAAGGCAAGTTTGAGGGACAACAAAAAGGAAGCGTACAAATGGCCCAAGGCATTCACGTCTCCTATGTCCGTCAAATCTATGATAATCGTGGCTTACTCAAAGATTTTGCTCAAGAAAATCAACTTGATTACGAAACTTTTCTGGCCAACTTACGAAAGCTCGGTATGGAGCGTCATGTTTTTGATCAAACGATTGAAACCATGAGCCAAGGGCAGCAAAAAAAGGTTGAATTGGCTCGCAGTCTTTCAGAGAATGCCCAACTTTACCTCTGGGATGAACCACTCAACTACTTGGATGTTTTTAATCATGACCAAATTGTGCAACTCCTCAAAACCATTCAACCGACTATGCTAATTGTCGAACACGACCAAAGTTTTATCTCAGAAGTAGCCACCGCCACAATCCATCTTCAAGCCCCAAATTAA
- a CDS encoding flavodoxin family protein has translation MKYAVRYDSRGGNTKAVADVIAKKLGVKALRTFEPLDEEVDVLFVGGGVWFNAPSKALKEFLADLEASKVKEIVAFGTAEFSAATIKKIGLVARAKGIKFNEHSLLLKLGYQGFSLFAPAGGDLKADQIKKVEEFTDVIIKK, from the coding sequence ATGAAATATGCAGTAAGATATGATTCACGTGGTGGGAATACAAAAGCAGTTGCGGATGTTATCGCCAAAAAGCTAGGTGTTAAAGCCCTTCGGACATTTGAACCTCTTGATGAAGAAGTGGATGTTCTGTTCGTGGGTGGTGGGGTTTGGTTCAATGCCCCAAGTAAAGCACTGAAAGAGTTTCTTGCAGATTTAGAGGCATCCAAAGTTAAAGAGATTGTTGCTTTTGGAACGGCTGAGTTCTCGGCGGCAACGATTAAAAAAATTGGTCTTGTTGCCCGCGCCAAAGGCATCAAGTTTAATGAACACTCCTTGCTTTTAAAGTTGGGCTATCAAGGATTTTCACTCTTTGCCCCTGCTGGCGGTGACCTCAAAGCTGACCAAATCAAAAAAGTTGAAGAATTTACTGACGTAATTATTAAAAAATAA
- a CDS encoding peptidylprolyl isomerase translates to MTYPQLDLTNAKGTTAIINTNHGKMTVKLFDELAPKTVKNFIELSKQGYYDGIIFHRIIKDFMIQGGDPTGTGMGGSSIYGEKFEDEFSMDLFNLRGALSMANAGPNTNGSQFFIVQNKNLPYPKDSLVQGGWPEEVAEVYTQGGTPHLDGRHTVFGQLATAESYEVLDAIAGVRVGAQDKPVDDVVIESIELIEK, encoded by the coding sequence ATGACATACCCACAACTTGACTTGACAAACGCTAAAGGTACAACAGCAATCATCAACACAAATCACGGCAAAATGACTGTAAAACTTTTTGATGAGCTTGCGCCAAAAACAGTGAAAAACTTTATTGAACTTAGTAAACAAGGCTATTATGATGGTATTATTTTCCATCGTATTATCAAAGATTTCATGATTCAAGGCGGAGACCCAACAGGGACAGGAATGGGTGGTAGCTCAATTTACGGTGAAAAATTCGAAGATGAATTTTCAATGGATCTTTTCAACTTGCGCGGTGCTTTGTCAATGGCCAATGCAGGTCCAAACACCAACGGCAGCCAATTCTTCATCGTTCAAAACAAAAATCTCCCTTATCCAAAAGATTCTCTCGTTCAAGGGGGCTGGCCAGAAGAAGTGGCGGAAGTTTATACTCAAGGCGGCACACCACACCTTGACGGTCGTCACACTGTTTTTGGTCAATTAGCCACAGCAGAAAGCTATGAAGTGCTAGATGCCATTGCTGGCGTTCGAGTTGGGGCACAAGATAAACCAGTTGACGATGTTGTCATTGAATCAATTGAACTTATCGAGAAATAA
- a CDS encoding DMT family transporter gives MNVKKQIFKGTLYAIVAGCMWGISGIFGQLFFRDYHGSPLWITSTRLVIAGVILLTMSFSRDRKHFFDVWKSKKNMPVLFLYVFGGVFSVQYFYYTAIQLSNSATATILQYTAPVFIMLYLLIFRRQLPKPKSVLFVILAMAGVFLLITNGDMSHLAISPLAILSGLLSAVAVVVYSIVPRPLLDKYGALNMTGWGMMLAGIASNIFYPIWHITFHVEPLAICYVLTISIVGTALAFLFLLRAFQLISPLVVSVATATEPLTSVFVSIPLFGLKLTGIALFAIVLVIVSVILLSRSEQG, from the coding sequence ATGAATGTAAAAAAACAAATTTTTAAAGGGACATTATATGCTATTGTCGCGGGCTGTATGTGGGGAATTTCGGGCATCTTTGGCCAACTTTTTTTCCGCGATTATCACGGAAGTCCACTGTGGATTACCTCAACACGTTTGGTGATTGCGGGCGTGATTTTGCTGACGATGTCTTTCAGTCGTGATCGTAAACATTTTTTTGATGTCTGGAAATCAAAGAAAAATATGCCTGTTCTTTTTCTCTATGTCTTTGGTGGCGTTTTTTCTGTCCAATATTTTTATTATACTGCGATTCAATTGTCTAATAGTGCTACGGCGACAATTTTACAGTATACAGCACCCGTTTTTATTATGCTTTATTTACTCATTTTTCGCAGACAGTTACCAAAACCTAAATCCGTCCTCTTTGTCATTTTGGCAATGGCAGGTGTTTTTTTGTTGATTACTAATGGAGACATGAGCCATTTAGCAATTAGCCCTCTGGCCATCCTTTCTGGCTTACTTTCAGCTGTTGCAGTGGTGGTTTACTCGATTGTACCTCGTCCTTTACTCGACAAATATGGGGCGCTTAACATGACAGGTTGGGGGATGATGCTTGCAGGAATTGCCAGCAATATTTTCTATCCTATTTGGCACATTACTTTTCATGTGGAGCCGTTGGCCATTTGTTATGTACTGACGATTTCTATCGTCGGAACAGCGCTAGCTTTTCTCTTTCTTTTGCGTGCCTTCCAATTGATTTCTCCGCTTGTAGTCTCCGTTGCAACTGCAACAGAACCCTTGACCTCTGTTTTTGTCAGCATCCCATTGTTTGGATTAAAGTTAACTGGGATTGCGCTTTTTGCGATTGTCCTTGTCATCGTATCGGTCATTTTGTTGTCGCGGTCTGAGCAGGGGTAA
- a CDS encoding FtsW/RodA/SpoVE family cell cycle protein, whose product MKNKKTNRFSFDSRIDYGLILPAFMLILIGLYALYVAVTHDHPDQATQMLVGQGTWIVVGIFLAFIVMHLDSRFLWTLTPVFYGLGLVLMVLPIFFYNEATYLSTGAKNWLAFGGRNLFQPSEFMKIAYILFSARIVVTFQNKLKNRILKDDFRLIGLLILATVPVAVLVALQHDFGTFLVFAAIFAGIVLVSGVSWKILGPAFLAVVAVGAGVIALVASPEGQKFLESTSFAQYQVNRFIAWLHPFENAQTFSLQQARSLISVGIGGLWGHGLGVANINVPVRESDMIFTVIAEDFGFVGSAFLIFLYFMLIYRMIRVTFKSNNQFYTYISTGIIMMILFHVFENIGAAIGVVPLTGIPLPFISQGGSALMSNIIGLGLVLSMKYNQLPDFARVRAQSQVKMNKPVQSKVTPNNSRKTRAKNKR is encoded by the coding sequence TTGAAAAATAAGAAAACAAATAGATTTTCATTTGATTCACGTATTGATTACGGGTTGATTTTGCCCGCTTTTATGCTAATTTTGATTGGCTTATATGCCCTCTATGTTGCGGTGACGCATGATCACCCTGACCAAGCAACACAAATGCTTGTGGGGCAAGGAACCTGGATTGTTGTCGGAATTTTTCTGGCTTTTATTGTCATGCATTTGGATTCACGTTTTTTGTGGACATTGACGCCTGTTTTTTATGGTTTGGGCTTAGTTTTGATGGTGCTACCGATTTTCTTCTATAATGAGGCGACTTACCTTTCAACAGGGGCGAAAAACTGGCTGGCTTTTGGTGGGCGAAATCTTTTTCAGCCTTCTGAATTTATGAAAATTGCTTATATTCTTTTTTCGGCCCGGATTGTCGTGACTTTCCAAAATAAACTTAAAAATCGAATTTTGAAAGATGATTTTCGTCTGATTGGGCTGTTAATTTTGGCTACGGTACCTGTTGCGGTGCTGGTTGCTTTGCAACATGACTTTGGGACTTTCTTGGTGTTTGCGGCAATTTTTGCTGGGATTGTGCTGGTTTCGGGAGTTTCTTGGAAAATTCTTGGCCCTGCCTTTTTGGCGGTGGTTGCTGTCGGAGCTGGTGTTATTGCTTTGGTCGCGTCACCAGAAGGGCAAAAATTTTTGGAAAGCACGAGTTTTGCTCAGTATCAGGTCAATCGGTTTATCGCTTGGCTTCATCCTTTTGAGAATGCTCAAACCTTTAGTTTACAACAGGCGCGCTCTTTGATTTCGGTCGGAATTGGTGGACTTTGGGGGCATGGACTTGGGGTTGCTAATATCAATGTGCCGGTTCGTGAATCGGATATGATTTTTACAGTCATTGCTGAGGATTTTGGTTTTGTTGGTTCTGCTTTCTTGATTTTCCTTTATTTCATGTTGATTTATCGGATGATTCGAGTGACTTTCAAATCAAATAATCAGTTTTACACGTATATCTCAACGGGAATTATCATGATGATTCTCTTCCACGTTTTTGAAAATATTGGTGCGGCCATTGGGGTTGTACCTTTGACTGGGATTCCGCTGCCTTTTATCTCTCAAGGGGGATCGGCTTTGATGTCAAATATCATCGGCTTGGGCTTGGTCTTGTCAATGAAATACAACCAGTTGCCTGATTTCGCTCGTGTTCGCGCACAAAGTCAAGTTAAAATGAATAAACCTGTTCAATCAAAAGTTACTCCTAACAATAGTCGAAAAACGCGCGCAAAAAATAAACGTTAA
- a CDS encoding HAD family hydrolase: MDYENYIWDLGGTLLDNYESSSHAFAATLWELAERVVLHEEVYNALKISTACAVEKFASDIPNFLVEYKRLEAEVLEKPILFDGAQEVLSTIAAAGRKNFMISHRNNQVLTILSAAKIEPYFTEVVTSDNGFPRKPAPVSIQYLLEKYALDPQKTVMIGDRALDIEAGLAAGVATIFFDSSVSDFSADQKSVSKIKADHTIHGLREML, translated from the coding sequence ATGGACTACGAAAATTATATTTGGGATTTAGGCGGAACTTTGCTGGATAATTATGAAAGTTCTAGCCATGCTTTTGCGGCAACGCTCTGGGAGTTAGCAGAGCGCGTGGTTTTGCACGAGGAAGTTTACAATGCTTTAAAAATTTCAACAGCGTGTGCTGTGGAGAAATTCGCAAGCGATATTCCCAATTTTTTGGTTGAATACAAGCGTCTGGAAGCAGAAGTTTTGGAAAAACCTATTCTTTTTGACGGGGCACAAGAAGTGCTGAGTACAATCGCAGCTGCGGGGCGAAAAAATTTCATGATTTCGCATCGCAATAATCAGGTGCTGACGATTTTATCGGCGGCAAAAATTGAGCCTTATTTTACAGAAGTTGTCACTAGCGATAACGGCTTTCCGCGCAAACCAGCACCCGTTTCGATTCAATATTTATTGGAAAAATATGCCTTGGATCCTCAAAAAACGGTGATGATTGGCGATAGAGCGCTTGACATTGAGGCTGGTCTCGCAGCGGGAGTGGCGACAATCTTTTTTGACAGTTCCGTCAGTGATTTTTCTGCGGATCAAAAATCCGTCAGTAAGATTAAAGCTGATCATACCATTCACGGTCTTCGAGAGATGCTTTAA
- a CDS encoding (S)-acetoin forming diacetyl reductase, producing the protein MSKVAVVTGAGQGIGFAIAKRLYNDGFKVAIVDYNEETAQKAAAELGENAFAVKADVSDREQVIAALDAVVEKFGDLDVMINNAGVAPTTPIETITPEQFHKVYEINVGGVLWGTQAATAIFRKLGHAGKIINAASQAGVVGNPNLMLYSSSKFAIRGMTQITARDLAEEGITVNAYAPGIVKTPMMFDIAHQVGKNAGKDDEWGMQTFAKDIALKRLSEPEDVANAVAFLAGSDSNYITGQTLIVDGGMQFH; encoded by the coding sequence ATGTCTAAAGTTGCAGTAGTTACTGGTGCGGGTCAAGGGATTGGCTTTGCCATTGCTAAACGTTTGTACAATGACGGATTTAAAGTTGCCATTGTGGATTACAATGAGGAAACTGCTCAAAAAGCAGCCGCTGAATTGGGCGAAAATGCTTTTGCGGTCAAAGCTGATGTGTCTGATCGTGAACAAGTGATTGCAGCCCTTGATGCTGTTGTTGAAAAATTCGGTGATTTGGATGTCATGATTAACAATGCTGGTGTCGCACCAACAACACCAATTGAAACCATCACACCTGAACAATTCCATAAAGTTTACGAAATCAACGTCGGCGGTGTGCTTTGGGGAACCCAAGCTGCCACAGCTATTTTCCGTAAATTGGGCCATGCTGGTAAAATCATCAATGCCGCTTCACAAGCTGGTGTTGTCGGAAATCCAAACCTCATGCTTTACAGCTCATCTAAGTTTGCTATCCGCGGGATGACTCAAATCACCGCTCGTGATTTGGCTGAGGAAGGAATTACAGTCAATGCTTACGCACCTGGTATCGTTAAAACGCCAATGATGTTCGACATCGCTCACCAAGTCGGCAAAAATGCTGGTAAAGATGACGAATGGGGGATGCAAACATTTGCCAAAGACATCGCGCTTAAACGTTTGTCAGAACCAGAAGATGTGGCTAACGCCGTGGCCTTCCTTGCTGGAAGCGACTCTAACTACATCACTGGGCAAACGCTTATCGTAGATGGCGGAATGCAATTCCATTAA
- a CDS encoding S1 RNA-binding domain-containing protein, with amino-acid sequence MKVKRPKIGDIVEVEIIGMQDYGAFVKFHLPPVTPSAEHLSGADVAEDGKIEQKGLIHISEIQSGYVKSIHDIVKTGQKVNAQIIDIDEYNGKISLSIRSLEKNPQVHHIYRKKHFTDPRDKIGFKSLANLLGQWVEENEAYLKEQKK; translated from the coding sequence ATGAAAGTTAAACGTCCAAAAATCGGCGACATCGTCGAAGTAGAAATTATCGGAATGCAAGATTACGGTGCTTTTGTTAAATTTCATCTCCCGCCGGTAACACCAAGTGCTGAGCATTTGAGTGGCGCAGATGTGGCTGAGGATGGAAAAATCGAGCAAAAAGGTTTGATTCATATCTCAGAAATCCAATCTGGCTATGTCAAAAGCATTCATGATATTGTGAAAACGGGGCAAAAAGTTAACGCTCAAATCATTGATATCGATGAATATAATGGCAAGATTAGTTTATCTATTCGGAGTTTGGAGAAAAATCCGCAAGTTCATCATATTTATCGCAAAAAACATTTTACCGACCCTAGAGATAAGATTGGCTTCAAAAGTTTGGCTAATTTGCTTGGACAGTGGGTTGAAGAAAACGAGGCTTATCTAAAAGAGCAGAAAAAATAG
- the gyrB gene encoding DNA topoisomerase (ATP-hydrolyzing) subunit B, whose product MNEENKDLEMLAEEYDASQIQVLEGLEAVRMRPGMYIGSTSKEGLHHLVWEIVDNSIDEALAGFASHIEVFIEPDNSITVVDDGRGIPVDIQEKTGRPAVETVFTVLHAGGKFGGGGYKVSGGLHGVGSSVVNALSTTLDVTVHKDGQKYYQEYHRGLVGDDLKVIGDTDRRGTTVHFVPDPEIFTETTEFDYEKLLLRVRELAFLNRGLRISLTDKREEHEKNQATFFYEGGIQSYVEYLNENKTVIFEPAIFTEGEMDGITVEVAMQYTDTYHSVVMSFANNINTHEGGTHEQGFRTALTRVINNYAKQNKILKENEDNLTGDDVREGLTAVISVKHPNPQFEGQTKTKLGNSEVTGIVNKLFAEALSTFMLENPQVARKIVEKGILASKARIAAKRAREVTRKKSGLEISNLPGKLADCSSNKPEQTELFIVEGDSAGGSAKSGRNREFQAILPIRGKILNVEKATMDKILANEEIRSLFTAMGTGFGADYNLDKARYHKLVIMTDADVDGAHIRTLLLTLFYRYMRPVVEAGYVYIAQPPIYGIKVGSETKEYIQPGENQEKDLQEALARWAQGRTKPTVQRYKGLGEMDDHQLWETTMDPEHRLMARVSVEDAAEADKIFDMLMGDRVEPRREFIEANAQYSTIDA is encoded by the coding sequence TTGAACGAAGAAAATAAAGATTTAGAAATGCTTGCTGAGGAATATGATGCCAGTCAGATTCAAGTCCTTGAAGGGCTTGAGGCTGTTCGGATGCGTCCAGGGATGTATATTGGTTCAACATCAAAAGAAGGCTTGCACCATTTAGTTTGGGAGATTGTAGATAACTCAATTGACGAAGCACTTGCAGGATTTGCTAGTCATATTGAGGTTTTTATTGAGCCTGATAATTCGATTACGGTTGTTGACGATGGTCGGGGGATTCCTGTTGATATTCAAGAGAAAACTGGGCGTCCTGCAGTGGAAACAGTCTTCACAGTCTTGCACGCTGGTGGTAAATTTGGCGGTGGCGGTTACAAGGTTTCAGGGGGCTTGCACGGTGTTGGTTCATCTGTTGTTAATGCTTTGTCTACAACGCTGGATGTGACCGTTCACAAAGACGGCCAAAAATATTATCAAGAATATCACCGTGGACTCGTCGGAGATGATTTGAAAGTCATTGGCGATACAGATCGTCGAGGGACAACGGTTCACTTTGTGCCAGATCCTGAGATTTTCACAGAAACAACAGAGTTTGATTACGAAAAACTCTTGTTGCGTGTCCGTGAACTAGCCTTTTTGAACCGTGGCTTGCGGATTTCACTGACGGATAAACGAGAAGAGCATGAGAAAAATCAAGCCACTTTCTTTTATGAAGGTGGGATTCAATCTTATGTCGAATACCTCAATGAAAACAAAACCGTTATTTTTGAGCCAGCGATTTTTACTGAGGGAGAAATGGATGGCATCACAGTTGAAGTAGCGATGCAATATACGGATACTTATCATTCTGTGGTCATGTCGTTTGCCAATAATATCAACACGCATGAAGGCGGAACGCACGAACAAGGTTTTCGGACAGCTCTGACTCGGGTCATCAATAATTACGCGAAGCAAAACAAAATTCTGAAAGAAAATGAAGATAATCTGACAGGTGATGATGTGCGCGAAGGGTTGACGGCCGTGATTTCGGTCAAACACCCTAACCCACAATTTGAAGGTCAAACCAAGACAAAACTTGGAAATTCAGAAGTCACAGGGATTGTCAACAAACTGTTTGCTGAAGCTTTGAGTACTTTCATGTTGGAGAATCCCCAAGTTGCACGCAAGATTGTTGAAAAAGGAATTTTGGCCAGCAAGGCGCGGATTGCAGCCAAACGTGCGCGTGAAGTAACTCGGAAAAAATCTGGTTTGGAAATTTCGAACTTACCAGGTAAATTGGCGGACTGCTCATCGAATAAACCAGAGCAAACGGAACTTTTCATCGTCGAAGGAGACTCGGCCGGTGGTTCTGCAAAATCTGGTCGAAATCGTGAGTTTCAAGCAATTTTACCGATTCGTGGTAAGATTTTGAACGTGGAAAAAGCAACCATGGACAAAATCCTCGCCAATGAAGAAATTCGCTCGCTCTTTACAGCAATGGGAACGGGATTTGGCGCAGATTACAATTTGGACAAGGCCCGCTATCACAAGTTGGTGATTATGACCGATGCCGACGTTGACGGAGCTCACATTCGCACGCTCCTGCTCACTTTGTTCTACCGTTATATGCGACCAGTGGTTGAAGCAGGCTACGTTTACATTGCTCAACCACCAATCTACGGAATCAAAGTCGGCTCGGAAACTAAAGAATACATTCAACCGGGCGAAAATCAAGAAAAAGATTTGCAAGAAGCCTTGGCACGTTGGGCGCAAGGGCGTACAAAACCAACGGTTCAGCGTTATAAAGGACTTGGAGAAATGGACGATCATCAACTTTGGGAAACCACAATGGATCCTGAACATCGCCTCATGGCGCGTGTTTCTGTTGAAGATGCCGCAGAAGCAGACAAAATTTTTGATATGCTTATGGGAGATCGCGTTGAGCCACGTCGTGAATTTATCGAAGCAAATGCGCAATATTCGACCATTGACGCCTAA
- a CDS encoding 2,3-butanediol dehydrogenase: MRAARFYDRGDIRVEEIDEPEVKAGQVGIDVAWCGICGTDLHEFLDGPIFCPSAEHPNPITKEVPPVTLGHEMSGVVSSVGAGVTSVKVGDHIVVEPYIVPEGTDTSENGHYNLSEGSNFIGLGGNGGGLAEKIAVDERWVHKIPDDLPLDEAALIEPLSVGYHAVERANLAANSTVLVVGAGPIGLLTAAVAKAQGHTVIISEPSSLRRQKAQEVEVADYFFNPIEDNILEKVHEINAAGVDAAFECTSVQAGFDACLDAIRMGGTIVVVAIWGKPASVDMAKLVIKEANLLGTIAYNNTHPKTIDLVATGKIKLSQFITSKIGLDDLIDKGFDTLIHHNETAVKILVSPTEKSL, from the coding sequence ATGCGTGCAGCACGTTTTTATGATCGTGGAGATATCCGCGTGGAAGAAATCGACGAACCAGAGGTAAAAGCTGGTCAAGTTGGTATTGATGTCGCTTGGTGCGGAATTTGTGGGACAGACCTTCATGAATTTTTAGATGGCCCTATTTTTTGTCCATCAGCCGAACACCCTAATCCGATAACAAAAGAAGTCCCACCCGTTACACTTGGGCATGAAATGTCAGGTGTTGTAAGTAGTGTTGGAGCTGGTGTCACTTCGGTGAAAGTTGGAGACCACATTGTCGTAGAACCTTATATTGTTCCGGAAGGAACTGATACGAGTGAAAATGGACACTATAATCTTTCTGAAGGGTCAAACTTTATTGGTCTTGGCGGGAATGGTGGTGGACTTGCCGAAAAGATTGCTGTGGATGAGCGTTGGGTACATAAGATTCCTGATGATCTCCCCCTTGATGAAGCTGCTTTGATTGAACCACTCTCTGTAGGTTATCATGCGGTAGAGCGTGCCAATCTTGCTGCAAATAGTACCGTTCTTGTTGTTGGAGCAGGTCCAATTGGCCTTTTGACAGCTGCTGTTGCTAAGGCCCAAGGTCACACGGTAATTATCAGTGAACCAAGCAGCCTTCGTCGTCAAAAAGCCCAAGAAGTGGAAGTTGCTGATTATTTCTTTAACCCGATAGAAGACAACATTCTTGAAAAAGTACATGAAATCAATGCTGCAGGCGTTGACGCGGCCTTTGAATGTACTTCTGTTCAAGCAGGATTTGATGCGTGTCTGGATGCGATTCGTATGGGTGGAACAATTGTGGTTGTTGCGATTTGGGGCAAGCCTGCCAGTGTTGATATGGCAAAATTGGTCATCAAAGAAGCCAATTTGCTAGGAACGATTGCTTACAATAATACCCATCCCAAAACGATTGATCTTGTGGCAACAGGCAAGATTAAATTAAGTCAATTTATTACAAGCAAGATTGGTTTGGATGATTTGATTGATAAAGGTTTTGATACATTGATTCACCATAATGAAACAGCGGTCAAAATTCTTGTTTCACCAACAGAAAAAAGTTTATAA
- a CDS encoding TVP38/TMEM64 family protein: MNDNVLRYTKRVFNIITLLGFVATIVGGVYLWRLGAFQNQEILQQLIVAHRFLGPLIFLCMQVLQVIVPIIPGGITMAAGVMIFGPVWGFVYNYLGIAAGSFILFHFGRKYGSALAKTFVKEKTYNKYMTWFDKGQKRFNIIFVLLILSPVAPDDALVLIASQTKMSWKFLIWTIILCKPLPILLYSYLLIFGGSFIGHFL; this comes from the coding sequence TTGAATGATAATGTATTAAGATACACCAAAAGAGTTTTTAATATCATCACCCTGCTTGGCTTTGTGGCGACAATTGTTGGTGGGGTCTATCTTTGGCGGCTTGGTGCCTTTCAAAATCAAGAGATTTTACAACAATTGATTGTCGCCCACCGGTTTTTAGGGCCGCTGATTTTCCTGTGTATGCAAGTATTGCAGGTGATTGTGCCTATTATCCCTGGGGGCATCACAATGGCAGCAGGCGTGATGATTTTTGGACCAGTTTGGGGCTTTGTCTATAATTATCTGGGCATTGCTGCTGGCTCTTTCATTCTGTTTCACTTTGGTCGTAAATATGGTTCGGCGCTGGCTAAAACTTTTGTCAAAGAAAAGACGTATAATAAGTACATGACTTGGTTTGACAAGGGACAAAAACGTTTTAATATTATTTTTGTCCTCTTGATTCTATCGCCAGTGGCGCCAGATGATGCCCTTGTTTTGATTGCAAGTCAGACAAAAATGAGTTGGAAATTTTTGATTTGGACAATTATTTTGTGTAAACCACTTCCTATTTTGCTTTACTCTTACTTGTTAATCTTTGGCGGAAGTTTTATTGGACATTTCTTGTAA